In Candidatus Sodalis pierantonius str. SOPE, one DNA window encodes the following:
- the dinG gene encoding ATP-dependent DNA helicase DinG, with protein sequence MALSLATKAQIHDWYKALQQHVPDFIPREPQRQMIAEVARALAGDIERHLVIEAPTGVGKTLSYLIPGIAIGRAEQKPLVVSTANVALQDQIFSKDLPLLRKLIPDLTFIGAFGRRRYVCPRNLAADGVSQGDLLLFLDDPLAPASGAEHQQCVALQTSLNNASWDGLRDHYPQAVSDPLWARLSTDKANCLGRNCHYFRDCPFYLARKEIENADVVVANHALVMAALESESVLPEAKNMLLVLDEGHHLPDVARDALEMDGEISSRFFAHQLEQFRRQTALILSQFRPARPPQLSQETRLQAHCDELLALIGLFEQQAEAYLPHDSVQGEHRFALGVLPAPMSEAAAQLCKLSDRLRMLAEFLLADLGEKTGKHDIVRLRQALLQTSRIQGFWEATSRLWRLAALEKASNAPISKWLTRKQGDNGAQLFLHCVGIRVSDQLEKLLWSRIPHVVITSATLRSLESFARLQELSGLHERNGDRFITLASPFDHRHQGRLVIPRMPMDPVMAQEADHIAWMARYFRAEWEKASHRGMLVLFASHRALRLFLDQVTDLRPHLLVQGDKPRYRLVEEHRRRVDRGRTSALLGLQSFAEGLDLKGEWLTQVHIHKVAFPPVDSPVILTEGEWLKTQQRHPFEVQSLPSASFNLIQQVGRLIRSHDCHGEVIIYDRRLLTKSYGARLLAALPVFPIVQPALAPAAGASAQPATSSD encoded by the coding sequence ATGGCGCTCTCCTTAGCAACCAAAGCGCAAATCCACGATTGGTATAAAGCGCTACAGCAGCATGTTCCCGATTTCATCCCCCGTGAACCGCAGCGGCAGATGATAGCGGAAGTGGCTCGCGCGCTGGCGGGGGATATCGAACGCCATCTGGTGATCGAAGCGCCCACCGGCGTCGGCAAAACGCTGTCGTATCTGATTCCGGGCATCGCCATCGGTCGCGCCGAGCAAAAACCGCTGGTGGTGAGCACCGCCAATGTCGCCCTACAGGATCAAATCTTCAGTAAGGATCTGCCGCTGCTGAGAAAGCTCATACCGGATTTGACCTTTATCGGCGCATTCGGACGTCGGCGCTATGTCTGCCCGCGCAATCTGGCGGCGGATGGCGTCAGTCAGGGCGATCTGCTGCTATTTCTCGATGACCCGCTGGCCCCCGCCAGCGGCGCCGAACATCAGCAATGTGTGGCGCTGCAAACGTCGCTGAATAACGCCAGCTGGGACGGCCTACGCGACCACTATCCCCAGGCCGTGAGCGATCCGCTCTGGGCCAGGCTCAGCACCGATAAAGCGAACTGTCTCGGGCGTAATTGCCACTATTTCCGCGACTGTCCGTTTTATCTGGCGCGCAAAGAGATAGAAAACGCCGATGTGGTGGTGGCCAATCATGCGCTGGTCATGGCGGCGCTGGAAAGCGAGTCGGTGCTGCCGGAGGCGAAAAACATGCTGCTGGTGCTTGATGAAGGCCACCATCTGCCGGACGTGGCGCGGGATGCGCTGGAAATGGACGGCGAGATATCCAGCCGCTTTTTTGCTCACCAGCTAGAGCAGTTTCGGCGGCAAACGGCGCTAATCCTGTCCCAGTTTCGACCCGCGCGCCCGCCGCAGCTCAGTCAGGAGACGCGTCTTCAGGCCCATTGCGACGAGCTGCTGGCGCTTATCGGCCTGTTCGAGCAGCAGGCCGAGGCTTATTTGCCTCACGACAGCGTGCAGGGTGAGCACCGCTTTGCGCTGGGCGTATTGCCGGCGCCGATGAGCGAGGCGGCGGCGCAACTCTGCAAACTGTCGGACAGGCTGCGGATGCTGGCTGAGTTTTTGCTGGCGGACCTGGGCGAAAAAACCGGCAAGCACGATATTGTGCGCCTGCGCCAGGCACTGCTGCAGACCAGCCGTATTCAGGGATTTTGGGAGGCCACCAGCCGGCTGTGGCGGCTGGCCGCGCTCGAGAAGGCTTCAAATGCGCCGATTTCCAAATGGTTGACCCGAAAACAGGGCGACAACGGCGCCCAACTCTTTTTGCACTGCGTCGGCATCCGCGTCAGCGATCAGTTGGAAAAACTGCTGTGGTCAAGGATCCCCCACGTGGTCATCACCTCCGCCACGCTGCGGTCCCTCGAAAGTTTCGCGCGTCTTCAGGAGCTGTCCGGCCTGCATGAGCGCAACGGCGATCGCTTCATCACGCTGGCGTCGCCTTTCGATCACCGCCACCAGGGCCGTCTGGTTATCCCCCGTATGCCGATGGATCCGGTCATGGCGCAGGAAGCGGACCATATCGCCTGGATGGCGCGCTATTTTCGCGCCGAATGGGAAAAGGCGTCGCACCGGGGCATGCTGGTACTGTTCGCCAGCCATCGCGCGCTGCGGCTGTTTTTGGACCAGGTGACCGATCTGCGCCCGCATTTGCTGGTGCAAGGGGATAAGCCCCGTTACCGTCTGGTGGAGGAACATCGCCGGCGCGTTGACCGCGGGCGGACCAGCGCGCTTTTGGGGCTGCAATCTTTCGCCGAAGGGTTGGATCTGAAAGGGGAATGGCTCACCCAGGTACATATTCATAAGGTGGCTTTTCCGCCGGTGGACAGTCCGGTGATATTGACCGAGGGCGAGTGGCTGAAAACTCAGCAGCGCCATCCGTTTGAGGTACAGAGTTTGCCCAGCGCCTCTTTCAATTTGATTCAGCAGGTCGGCCGTCTTATCCGCAGCCACGACTGTCACGGCGAGGTGATCATCTATGATCGGCGGTTATTGACCAAATCCTATGGCGCTCGTCTGCTGGCGGCGCTGCCGGTATTTCCTATTGTCCAGCCGGCGCTGGCCCCTGCGGCGGGGGCCAGTGCGCAACCGGCCACGTCGAGCGACTAA
- a CDS encoding oxygenase MpaB family protein: protein MAANVASLGAGGVWDHSHFRSDMLGRLRRTAQFISVTSFGPTAAAEWLIARVRQIHLQVNGVDPSGTAYRVSDPALLTWVHVAEARSFLAAHLRFRNPRLSGADQDAYYRQAMKVAWALGARDVSASRAEVEAYLQAMRPRLVCDDRTRGVTRLLLYAPMPSRLAQPAGWLLMRAGIDLLPDWAIDQLHLDGPALRRVLVTPAVHSLARVLRWSVRSGAWRASPPDG, encoded by the coding sequence ATTGCTGCAAATGTTGCATCCCTCGGCGCTGGCGGGGTCTGGGATCACTCTCATTTTCGCAGCGACATGCTGGGACGGCTGCGGCGCACGGCGCAGTTTATTTCCGTTACCAGCTTCGGCCCCACCGCGGCGGCCGAATGGCTTATCGCGCGCGTGCGCCAAATCCATTTGCAGGTGAATGGCGTGGATCCTTCAGGTACCGCCTACCGGGTAAGCGATCCGGCCTTGCTCACCTGGGTGCATGTGGCGGAAGCGCGCAGCTTCCTGGCGGCGCATCTGCGCTTTCGCAATCCCCGCCTGAGCGGCGCCGACCAAGACGCTTACTATCGCCAGGCGATGAAGGTGGCCTGGGCCCTGGGCGCCCGCGACGTGTCTGCCAGCCGGGCCGAGGTAGAGGCCTATTTGCAGGCGATGCGGCCGCGGCTGGTGTGCGATGACCGCACCCGTGGGGTGACCCGGCTGCTGCTCTATGCGCCCATGCCGAGCCGATTGGCGCAGCCGGCGGGGTGGCTTTTGATGCGCGCCGGCATTGATCTTTTGCCGGACTGGGCTATTGACCAGTTGCACCTCGACGGCCCGGCCCTGCGGCGGGTTCTGGTGACCCCGGCGGTACATTCCCTGGCCCGCGTCCTGCGCTGGTCGGTACGCAGCGGCGCATGGCGCGCCAGCCCGCCTGACGGTTAA
- a CDS encoding FMN-binding negative transcriptional regulator codes for MYIPPALRQTDVEAQRALIAAHPLAQLISLGEQGLQADPLPLLLDSYPDGAWRLRGHLARANPHGKSLARDGTCLVIFQGEAGYISPGWYVAKAEHGKVVPTWNYQTVHCHGQAQVINDPAWLMALLRVLTDNQEARRQAPWRVEDVPPPGFIDTLIGAIVGIEIRVTRTEAKWKLSQNRSCADRDGAIAGLMADGNGPLAREMGRG; via the coding sequence ATGTATATTCCTCCCGCGCTCCGACAGACGGATGTCGAGGCGCAGCGCGCCCTTATCGCGGCCCATCCGCTGGCGCAGTTGATAAGCCTCGGCGAACAGGGCTTGCAGGCGGATCCGCTGCCGCTGCTGCTGGACAGTTATCCCGACGGCGCCTGGCGGCTGCGCGGGCATTTGGCGCGTGCCAATCCTCACGGTAAATCTTTGGCGCGCGATGGCACTTGTCTGGTGATTTTTCAAGGGGAGGCCGGCTATATTTCTCCCGGCTGGTATGTGGCCAAGGCGGAGCACGGCAAAGTCGTGCCGACCTGGAATTACCAAACGGTGCATTGCCACGGCCAGGCGCAGGTGATAAACGACCCGGCATGGCTGATGGCGTTGCTGCGGGTGTTGACCGACAACCAGGAGGCGCGGCGACAGGCGCCCTGGCGGGTTGAAGATGTCCCCCCCCCGGGCTTTATCGACACCCTGATAGGCGCTATTGTGGGGATTGAAATTCGCGTGACGCGCACCGAGGCAAAATGGAAATTGAGCCAAAACCGCAGCTGCGCGGACCGCGACGGCGCGATAGCCGGGCTGATGGCCGACGGTAATGGGCCGCTGGCCCGGGAGATGGGGCGCGGTTGA
- a CDS encoding ABC transporter permease, whose translation MMTRRILTDPLLWCLLLLLALLFGMPHMTRLFVALFPALDRPVYRQDSFASLAFAHLWLVLVSSMIAVVIGVGAGIWVTRPAGRAFRPLLETVAAVGQTFPPVPVMGFSAEPAVIALVLYGLRPIVQATIAGIETVPASLHDIATGAGMSRGQILRRLELPLAAPVIISGIRTSVIINIGTAAIASTVGVKSLGSPIIIGLSGFNIAYVLQGALLVALLAIISDMLFERWLRALDVSYGR comes from the coding sequence ATGATGACGCGGCGCATTCTGACCGATCCGCTGTTATGGTGTCTGCTGTTGCTGCTGGCGCTGTTGTTTGGCATGCCGCATATGACGCGGCTCTTCGTGGCGCTCTTCCCCGCGCTCGATCGCCCGGTATACCGGCAGGACAGTTTCGCCTCGCTGGCCTTCGCCCACCTGTGGCTGGTGCTGGTGTCCAGTATGATTGCCGTGGTTATCGGCGTTGGCGCCGGCATCTGGGTGACGCGGCCGGCGGGCCGGGCGTTTCGCCCGCTGCTGGAAACCGTGGCGGCAGTGGGGCAAACGTTCCCGCCGGTGCCGGTCATGGGCTTTAGCGCCGAGCCGGCGGTAATCGCGCTGGTCCTCTATGGGCTGCGGCCCATCGTCCAGGCGACGATTGCCGGTATTGAGACGGTGCCGGCGTCCTTACATGATATCGCGACCGGGGCGGGCATGAGCCGCGGGCAAATTTTGCGACGGCTGGAACTGCCGCTGGCGGCGCCCGTTATCATCAGCGGCATTCGGACGTCGGTCATTATCAACATTGGCACTGCCGCGATAGCGTCCACCGTAGGGGTAAAAAGCCTGGGCTCACCGATTATTATCGGCTTGAGCGGCTTCAATATCGCCTATGTGCTACAGGGCGCGCTATTGGTGGCGCTGCTGGCGATCATCAGCGATATGCTGTTTGAACGCTGGCTGCGGGCGCTGGACGTTAGCTATGGACGATGA
- a CDS encoding GNAT family N-acetyltransferase has product MENSLICVAESDSQLLGVAQLQVEEDEAFLARLFVSPARQKAGIGKSLFGWSIKAAHRAGATRLLIDADPLAAGFYQRMGARQEGSVDSVTVPGWRKPRFRVTLSTCASAHGF; this is encoded by the coding sequence ATGGAAAATTCGCTGATTTGCGTGGCGGAAAGCGATAGCCAACTGCTGGGGGTCGCCCAATTGCAGGTGGAAGAGGATGAGGCTTTCCTGGCGCGCTTATTTGTCTCACCCGCGCGGCAAAAAGCGGGGATCGGCAAGTCCCTGTTCGGCTGGTCGATCAAAGCGGCACACCGCGCCGGCGCGACTCGGCTGTTAATTGACGCCGATCCGCTGGCCGCCGGTTTTTATCAACGTATGGGCGCACGCCAGGAAGGCAGCGTAGATTCCGTCACGGTACCGGGCTGGCGCAAGCCTCGTTTCCGGGTAACGCTATCGACCTGTGCATCGGCGCACGGTTTTTAA